The proteins below are encoded in one region of Pelotomaculum isophthalicicum JI:
- the ftsE gene encoding cell division ATP-binding protein FtsE, protein MINFYNVTKIYPGNVKALSDVTLQIRKGEFVFLVGPSGAGKSTLTKLIYREELPNRGQVIFNGKNVARMRQREIPYLRRSIGMVFQDFRLLPQKTVFENIAFAMEVIGASGREIKKVVPKVLNMVGLAKKADVFPDHLSGGEQQRVSVARAIVNNPLLIIADEPTGNLDPDTSRDLMKLFLDINRRGTTIIMSTHAWDIVDAMKKRVVELAGGLIVRDEKEGTYRYEA, encoded by the coding sequence TTGATTAATTTTTATAATGTCACCAAAATCTATCCCGGCAATGTCAAAGCTTTATCTGATGTCACTCTCCAAATCCGCAAAGGTGAGTTTGTCTTTCTGGTAGGCCCCAGCGGGGCCGGGAAGTCAACATTAACCAAGTTGATTTACCGGGAGGAGCTTCCAAATCGCGGCCAGGTAATCTTTAACGGGAAAAATGTCGCCCGTATGCGCCAGCGGGAAATTCCATATCTGCGGCGTTCAATCGGCATGGTTTTTCAAGATTTCCGCTTGTTGCCGCAAAAAACTGTGTTTGAAAATATAGCCTTTGCTATGGAGGTAATCGGGGCGTCCGGCAGGGAAATAAAGAAAGTAGTGCCTAAAGTTCTCAATATGGTCGGCCTGGCCAAGAAGGCCGATGTGTTTCCCGACCATCTCTCCGGCGGCGAGCAGCAACGGGTGAGTGTAGCCCGCGCTATCGTGAATAACCCGTTGTTAATTATCGCCGATGAACCGACCGGCAATCTGGACCCCGACACCTCTCGTGATTTGATGAAATTGTTCTTGGATATAAACCGCAGGGGTACTACCATTATTATGTCCACTCATGCCTGGGATATTGTGGACGCCATGAAGAAACGCGTTGTGGAGTTGGCCGGCGGACTAATTGTGCGGGATGAGAAGGAAGGGACATATCGCTATGAGGCTTAG
- a CDS encoding YitT family protein, with translation MRLKFIQEIIGVSAGVILTAMGLDMFLIPNKIAAGGVSGIATILHYLINVPVGAAMLVLNVPLFAAAIYRLGLQFGFRSLYGTLTLSLAVDALVPLLPVPTHDLLLACLFGGVLVGLGLGLVFKYNGTTGGTDLLAAILRTYTGVNIGQLLFLVDATVVITAGYVFESAELSMYALITIFVTAWLIDLVQEGFSYTKAFLIISNRPAEISAAIVEGLNRGATAWPARGVYTGVDKEVLLSVVNRSEVSRLKEIIYQVDPHAFVILADVHEVLGEGFKEYK, from the coding sequence ATGCGTTTAAAATTTATCCAGGAAATTATCGGGGTGAGCGCCGGTGTCATTTTAACCGCCATGGGTCTGGATATGTTCCTCATCCCTAATAAGATTGCCGCCGGGGGAGTCAGCGGCATTGCCACTATCCTGCACTATTTGATCAATGTTCCTGTTGGAGCGGCTATGCTTGTTTTGAATGTCCCTCTGTTCGCTGCGGCAATTTACCGCCTGGGATTGCAATTCGGCTTTCGTTCACTTTACGGAACCTTAACCCTTTCCCTGGCGGTTGACGCGCTTGTGCCTTTATTGCCCGTTCCCACGCATGACCTATTGCTGGCCTGTTTGTTCGGCGGAGTGCTGGTCGGGCTGGGACTTGGGCTTGTTTTTAAGTATAATGGCACAACCGGGGGGACCGACTTGCTGGCGGCTATATTACGCACATATACGGGGGTAAATATCGGGCAGTTGCTCTTCCTGGTAGATGCCACGGTAGTGATTACCGCCGGTTATGTTTTTGAGTCGGCGGAACTGTCGATGTACGCGCTGATCACCATTTTTGTTACCGCCTGGCTGATTGATCTGGTTCAGGAAGGGTTTAGTTACACCAAGGCTTTTTTAATAATATCCAACCGTCCGGCGGAAATATCCGCCGCGATTGTGGAAGGATTGAACCGGGGCGCTACTGCCTGGCCGGCGCGCGGTGTGTATACAGGTGTCGATAAAGAGGTTCTCCTTTCGGTAGTAAACCGGTCGGAAGTGTCCCGTCTGAAAGAAATTATTTATCAAGTTGATCCTCATGCTTTCGTAATCCTGGCGGATGTGCACGAGGTGCTCGGGGAAGGTTTCAAAGAGTATAAGTAA
- the hpf gene encoding ribosome hibernation-promoting factor, HPF/YfiA family, which translates to MKVQVRGRNIEVTDALKDYIAKRVGKLDRYIDNLGDAQVTMTVEKDSHRIEVTIPVNGMILRGEESTGDMYTSTDLVVEKLEKQIQKYKGKLQKRGIRVMNVQKPSAPDETEEEAPKLVKTKRFAIKPMPVEEAVLQMNLLGHNFFVFSNAETEQVNVVYKRKDGNFGIIEPEF; encoded by the coding sequence ATGAAGGTGCAAGTACGCGGTAGGAACATTGAAGTAACGGATGCATTAAAAGATTATATCGCAAAGCGCGTCGGCAAACTGGATCGATATATAGACAACCTCGGCGATGCTCAGGTGACAATGACTGTTGAGAAAGATTCCCACCGCATTGAAGTAACCATACCGGTTAACGGGATGATCTTGAGGGGTGAAGAAAGCACCGGAGACATGTATACTTCTACCGACCTGGTGGTGGAGAAGCTTGAGAAGCAGATTCAAAAATACAAGGGTAAACTGCAAAAACGGGGTATCCGAGTAATGAATGTGCAGAAACCTTCTGCTCCTGACGAAACTGAAGAGGAAGCGCCTAAGCTGGTTAAGACCAAGCGTTTCGCGATCAAACCGATGCCGGTGGAGGAAGCTGTTCTCCAGATGAACTTGCTTGGGCATAACTTTTTTGTATTCTCCAACGCTGAAACCGAGCAAGTCAATGTGGTTTACAAACGAAAGGACGGAAATTTCGGGATTATCGAGCCGGAGTTCTAA
- a CDS encoding transketolase, which yields MGEIELLKSKAKEIRKNIINMLGEAGSGHPGGSLSSADIVAVLYFHELRLDPNRPDWPDRDRFVLSKGHAAPVLYAALAGRGFFPEEELMTLRKLGSRLQGHPDMRKAPGVDMSTGSLGQGLSAANGMALAARLDKKNYRVYALLGDGELDEGMVWEAAMASAHYKLDNLTAFVDHNGLQIDGPITEVMSPEPVADKWRAFGWHVLDIDGHDIKQIIDALDEAKTIKGKPTMIVAKTVKGKGVSFMENQVGWHGTAPKPGEVEKALAELDSDLRL from the coding sequence ATGGGGGAAATTGAATTACTGAAGAGCAAGGCAAAAGAGATTAGAAAAAACATAATTAATATGTTGGGGGAGGCTGGTTCGGGGCACCCGGGCGGGTCCCTGTCTTCAGCCGATATCGTCGCCGTGTTATATTTCCATGAGTTGCGCCTCGACCCCAACCGGCCGGATTGGCCCGACCGCGACCGTTTTGTACTCTCCAAGGGGCACGCTGCTCCAGTTTTGTATGCTGCCCTGGCCGGGAGAGGGTTTTTCCCGGAGGAGGAGTTGATGACACTACGCAAGTTGGGCAGCCGGCTGCAAGGTCATCCGGATATGCGCAAGGCGCCCGGTGTGGATATGTCCACCGGTTCACTGGGGCAGGGTTTGTCCGCCGCCAATGGCATGGCCTTGGCTGCCCGGCTGGATAAAAAGAATTACCGTGTTTACGCGCTGCTTGGAGACGGCGAACTAGATGAAGGAATGGTCTGGGAAGCAGCCATGGCGTCCGCTCATTACAAGCTGGATAACTTGACAGCCTTTGTCGACCATAACGGCTTACAGATTGACGGCCCGATAACCGAGGTAATGTCACCTGAGCCGGTAGCGGATAAATGGCGCGCTTTTGGTTGGCATGTGCTAGATATTGACGGTCATGACATCAAACAAATTATAGATGCGCTGGACGAAGCAAAAACGATCAAAGGCAAACCCACCATGATCGTTGCCAAAACTGTCAAAGGCAAGGGCGTATCCTTTATGGAAAACCAGGTCGGCTGGCACGGTACGGCGCCGAAACCTGGCGAAGTGGAAAAGGCCCTGGCGGAATTGGATTCAGATTTGCGTCTTTGA
- a CDS encoding S-layer homology domain-containing protein: MPYASAVGEIAVQPDKPLFTDLAETSPLYPYVRYLAEKGIISGFPDGTFRPTESLTRAQAAKVMVLTKNLSEVKEISPTYQDVPADHWAFGVIEAATKAGLFTGYPDGTFNPDGVITRAEAIALLFRLSGGALSDKKVEIGDVATGHWAYRQVATAIEAGLVELPSDKLFQPDLAFRRGDLARSLSAMITIGPDLRTAALTGKLTVKKGKVTFTTGDGVSHEVGGEEQISAGTKVATDNQGKAEITFDDGSGMLLEANTIIEITKAEGFTYMRQDGSPGVAVDKLVVKLKQGNIFGALASRYDNPAQTTGEKKTAFFDKVEKHTLVLASTEMPPGLSGILIAEGGSASGGSEEIPWWNEPYAERERVVVDMPWGVAAIRGTFWMNQVSAGGQSTSLITGHAVVTSGGQTVSVTAGQSTVITSQNAPPTPPAALTQNQVQAWAAVEKFVNERAQEIQNNIPPPPAPVVLPPEMPVEQSLVTVGQQQQTANIVETVKQSYNQVTGSVNTPTATTPPISSGGSNPVLLTRAKAAQLLVEKIGLTPDSSTETLFTDVPLNHSAAGYIYVSMKNGWLIGYPDGSFHPEGRVTRAELATLLCKIFAFPSYVPATPTFSDISMHWAKTFIEKLANKGIINGYPDGTFRPDDYITENDAGTVLSRINVAAYTWSVETVDSAGDVGNYNSMSLDAANNPHISYYDYYDATNGDLKYARWDGTTWLNEMVDGSVCNVGEYTSLALDTSYYPCISYYDATNGDLKYAHWNGTAWQKETVDGSVYDVGKYTSLALDSAGYPRIGYYDATHGDLKYAYWNGTAWQNETVDGSVYNVGEYVSLALDTAGYPHICYRDVDNGCLKYAYKDGSGWHTEIVDGSVDDCVGWYSTIAIDAASHPHIGYYDMTNGDLKYAYKDGSGWHVEIVDSAGTVGWSTSLVLDSDGCPHLSYDSCDSLEIKYAYKNSSGWHIETVTSINSSSESTSIALDSYGHPRISFYDTFLDDLIYITRQW; the protein is encoded by the coding sequence GTGCCGTATGCTTCTGCCGTAGGCGAAATAGCTGTCCAGCCGGACAAACCTCTATTTACCGATTTGGCGGAAACAAGCCCGCTTTACCCCTACGTGCGTTACCTGGCTGAAAAAGGTATCATCAGCGGGTTTCCCGATGGTACCTTCCGCCCCACCGAAAGTCTTACCCGCGCACAGGCCGCTAAAGTGATGGTTTTAACCAAGAATCTCTCCGAGGTTAAGGAAATATCTCCAACTTACCAAGACGTGCCTGCAGACCACTGGGCCTTCGGGGTGATCGAGGCTGCGACTAAAGCGGGTCTGTTTACGGGATACCCGGACGGAACCTTTAACCCGGACGGCGTAATCACCCGGGCAGAGGCAATAGCCCTCCTGTTCAGGCTTTCCGGAGGAGCACTTTCTGACAAAAAGGTGGAAATCGGAGATGTTGCCACCGGTCACTGGGCCTACCGGCAGGTAGCGACCGCGATCGAGGCCGGCCTGGTGGAGCTGCCTTCCGACAAACTTTTTCAACCTGATCTCGCTTTTCGCCGAGGCGATTTAGCTCGGAGCTTGAGCGCTATGATCACTATAGGCCCAGATCTTCGCACCGCCGCTCTTACTGGTAAGCTGACAGTCAAGAAAGGAAAAGTAACCTTTACCACTGGAGACGGTGTTTCCCATGAAGTTGGTGGAGAGGAACAAATAAGCGCCGGGACTAAGGTTGCCACCGATAATCAGGGTAAGGCCGAAATCACATTCGATGACGGTAGCGGCATGCTCCTTGAAGCCAACACAATAATAGAGATTACTAAAGCCGAAGGTTTCACTTATATGCGCCAGGATGGTTCACCCGGCGTGGCCGTAGACAAGCTGGTAGTAAAGCTGAAGCAGGGCAATATCTTTGGTGCCCTGGCTAGCCGTTACGATAACCCGGCCCAAACCACGGGAGAGAAAAAGACCGCCTTTTTTGACAAAGTTGAAAAACATACCCTGGTTCTGGCTTCAACCGAAATGCCGCCGGGCCTGTCCGGTATACTTATAGCGGAAGGTGGGAGCGCTAGCGGAGGAAGTGAAGAAATACCCTGGTGGAACGAGCCGTACGCCGAACGTGAGCGGGTGGTTGTGGACATGCCTTGGGGTGTTGCCGCCATCCGGGGCACCTTCTGGATGAACCAAGTGAGCGCCGGCGGGCAGAGCACATCATTAATTACCGGACACGCGGTTGTAACCTCGGGAGGTCAGACTGTTAGCGTAACCGCCGGTCAATCCACTGTGATCACATCTCAAAATGCGCCGCCGACACCTCCGGCAGCACTGACACAAAATCAAGTACAAGCTTGGGCTGCGGTGGAGAAATTCGTTAATGAGCGCGCCCAAGAGATCCAGAACAATATTCCGCCGCCCCCGGCCCCGGTTGTTTTGCCGCCCGAAATGCCGGTGGAGCAGTCACTTGTGACGGTTGGTCAGCAGCAACAAACGGCCAACATCGTCGAAACTGTTAAGCAGTCCTATAACCAGGTAACAGGTAGTGTAAATACTCCCACCGCGACTACTCCTCCTATTAGTAGTGGCGGAAGCAATCCTGTCTTGCTGACCAGGGCAAAGGCGGCGCAATTGTTAGTGGAAAAAATAGGGCTGACGCCTGACTCATCCACAGAAACCTTGTTTACCGACGTTCCGCTTAACCACTCGGCGGCAGGTTATATATATGTTTCAATGAAAAATGGTTGGCTCATTGGTTATCCGGACGGCAGTTTTCATCCTGAAGGCCGGGTTACCAGGGCGGAATTAGCCACGTTATTGTGTAAAATTTTCGCTTTTCCCTCATACGTACCGGCTACGCCTACTTTTTCGGATATATCCATGCATTGGGCGAAGACATTTATTGAGAAGTTGGCTAATAAAGGAATAATAAACGGCTATCCGGATGGGACATTCAGGCCCGATGATTATATCACCGAGAATGACGCAGGTACTGTTTTATCAAGAATTAACGTGGCAGCATATACTTGGAGCGTCGAAACTGTGGACAGCGCGGGGGACGTGGGCAACTATAACTCTATGTCGCTGGACGCCGCAAATAATCCGCACATCAGTTATTACGACTACTATGACGCGACCAACGGCGATCTAAAATATGCGCGCTGGGATGGCACAACCTGGCTTAATGAGATGGTGGACGGCAGTGTATGTAACGTTGGCGAGTATACATCGTTAGCACTGGATACTTCCTATTATCCCTGTATCAGCTATTATGACGCGACCAATGGTGATTTGAAGTATGCCCACTGGAATGGCACTGCCTGGCAAAAAGAGACTGTGGACGGCAGTGTTTATGATGTGGGTAAATACACATCTTTAGCCCTGGATTCTGCGGGCTATCCCCGTATAGGGTATTATGACGCAACCCACGGAGATCTCAAGTACGCGTACTGGAATGGTACTGCCTGGCAAAATGAGACTGTGGACGGCAGCGTATATAACGTTGGCGAGTATGTCTCTTTAGCCCTGGATACTGCGGGCTACCCTCACATCTGTTATCGTGATGTTGATAACGGCTGCCTGAAATACGCCTATAAGGACGGTTCCGGTTGGCACACGGAGATTGTAGACGGAAGTGTGGATGATTGTGTTGGTTGGTACTCAACAATCGCTATTGACGCGGCTAGCCATCCTCATATAGGTTATTATGATATGACCAACGGTGATTTAAAATACGCGTACAAAGACGGGTCGGGCTGGCATGTGGAAATTGTGGACAGCGCAGGTACGGTGGGATGGAGCACTTCACTGGTATTAGATTCCGATGGTTGTCCTCATCTTAGCTACGATAGTTGTGATAGTCTAGAAATAAAATATGCTTACAAGAACTCATCGGGCTGGCATATTGAAACCGTAACATCAATAAATTCATCCAGTGAGAGTACATCGATAGCTCTAGATTCTTATGGCCACCCCCGTATCAGCTTTTATGACACCTTTTTAGATGATCTAATATACATTACCAGGCAATGGTAA
- the prfB gene encoding peptide chain release factor 2 (programmed frameshift), which translates to MFIELKREIEPIGKRMEDLRVSLDIIKKEEEISLLEKQMLEPGFWNDQENAQKITQRVAILRDKVLFFHELAREFEDLEVLAELGEDEEDEEIAAEVKEGLTTLNRKVTDLELAVLLNGPYDQGNAIISLHAGAGGTEAQDWVDMLIRMYTRWAERHKFKIDVLDMLPGDEAGTKSATLEVVGPNAYGYLCSEKGVHRLVRISPFDAAGRRHTSFASLDVLPEVENDVDVQISQDDLKIDTFRSSGAGGQHINKTDSAVRITHIPTGIVVTCQNERSQISNRLAAMKMLQAKLIDLELQKKEAELAALRGNQQEIAWGSQIRSYIFHPYSLVKDHRTNEENGNINAVMDGEIDAFIAAYLKDKARKLNG; encoded by the exons ATGTTTATCGAACTGAAGCGAGAAATTGAGCCTATCGGCAAACGAATGGAAGATTTGAGGGTTTCTCTT GACATAATAAAAAAAGAAGAAGAAATATCTTTATTAGAAAAGCAAATGCTTGAACCAGGTTTCTGGAATGATCAGGAAAACGCTCAGAAAATTACCCAGCGGGTGGCTATTCTCAGGGATAAGGTTTTATTTTTCCACGAACTGGCTAGGGAATTTGAGGATCTGGAGGTTCTGGCTGAACTGGGTGAAGATGAGGAAGACGAAGAAATTGCCGCTGAAGTGAAGGAAGGATTGACAACCCTCAACCGGAAAGTGACAGATTTGGAGCTGGCCGTCCTTTTAAACGGGCCGTATGACCAGGGCAACGCGATTATTTCTCTTCATGCCGGCGCGGGCGGCACGGAAGCCCAGGACTGGGTCGATATGCTGATTAGAATGTATACCAGATGGGCGGAACGCCACAAGTTTAAGATTGATGTTCTTGACATGCTGCCGGGCGACGAGGCGGGCACCAAGAGCGCAACCCTTGAGGTGGTTGGTCCTAATGCCTATGGCTACCTCTGCTCTGAAAAAGGAGTGCACCGTCTGGTCCGTATTTCGCCTTTCGACGCCGCCGGCCGCAGGCATACATCCTTTGCGTCCCTGGACGTGCTTCCTGAAGTAGAAAATGATGTGGACGTGCAAATCAGCCAGGATGATCTGAAAATCGATACTTTTCGCTCAAGCGGGGCTGGAGGTCAGCATATCAATAAAACGGACTCTGCAGTCCGCATTACCCACATACCCACAGGTATTGTAGTAACATGTCAGAATGAGCGCTCACAGATATCAAACCGTCTGGCTGCAATGAAAATGCTCCAGGCAAAGCTGATAGATCTTGAATTGCAAAAGAAAGAAGCCGAACTAGCCGCCCTGCGGGGCAATCAGCAAGAAATCGCGTGGGGCAGCCAGATTCGCTCGTACATCTTTCACCCATACAGCCTGGTTAAAGACCACCGCACCAATGAGGAAAACGGAAATATCAACGCGGTCATGGATGGGGAAATCGACGCGTTTATTGCCGCTTATTTAAAGGATAAAGCGCGGAAGCTAAATGGGTAA
- the secA gene encoding preprotein translocase subunit SecA, whose translation MLGFIKDWLDDNAREVKKLQQVVNKINSLEPKMSAMPEEELKNMTVVFRERLEQGQTLDDILPEAFAVVREVSRRVLGMRHFDVQLLGGIVLHQGRIAEMKTGEGKTLVATLPVYLNALTGKGVHVITVNDYLARRDSEWMGQIYSYLGLNVGLVLHGLEWEDRRRAYRSDITYGTNNEFGFDYLRDNMAQHPDQLVQRELNYAIVDEVDSILIDEARTPLIISGQAEKSTDLYFTFAKVVPRLIRETDYNVDEKAHTVAITESGVAKVEKMISVENLYDDKNIELAHHLNQALKAYGLMKRDRDYVVKDGQVIIVDEFTGRLMFGRRYSDGLHQAIEAKEGVKIERESQTLATITFQNYFRMYDKLAGMTGTAATEEQEFKKIYDLDVVVIPSNKPMIRKDLPDVIYKTEQAKFSAVVEEIAARHDKRQPVLVGTISIEKSEILSNMLRRRGIAHQVLNAKYHDKEAEIVAQAGRAGAVTIATNMAGRGTDILLGGNPEFLTRYELRKQGHEFEAAGEITSVAAGADDTVYRALLEKYRAQSEEERRLVVEQGGLHIMGTERHESRRIDNQLRGRCGRQGDPGSTQFYSSLEDDLLRLFGSENISGIMDRLGIEEDMPIEHGMITRSIETAQKRVENRNFDIRKHVLQYDDVMNQQRELIYRQRRQVLTGGNLKENIMEMIGAAVERAVATYAPEGVYPEEWDLKGLLEYSEQIFLPNSGLSPEDLEGMGRNELQSFLVERSSEMYEAREQELGGEMMREIERVVMLRIVDEKWMDHLDAMDQLREGIGLRAYGQKDPLVEYKFEGYEMFQNMIDSIQDDVVRYIFRVNVVQPEQRQKRQVIENRYAEEGPKQPVRRENKVGRNSPCPCGSGKKYKKCCGRAEAV comes from the coding sequence GTGCTCGGGTTTATTAAGGATTGGCTTGATGATAACGCCCGTGAAGTAAAGAAGCTGCAGCAGGTTGTTAATAAAATCAATAGCCTGGAACCAAAGATGTCCGCGATGCCGGAAGAAGAATTAAAAAATATGACTGTGGTTTTTCGCGAGCGCTTGGAACAGGGACAAACCTTGGATGATATCCTGCCGGAGGCATTTGCCGTTGTCAGGGAGGTTTCCCGGCGGGTATTGGGAATGAGGCATTTTGACGTGCAGTTGCTGGGTGGCATTGTGCTGCACCAGGGCCGTATAGCCGAGATGAAAACAGGCGAAGGTAAAACCCTGGTGGCCACTTTGCCGGTTTACCTGAATGCCCTCACCGGCAAAGGAGTTCATGTAATAACGGTAAATGACTACCTGGCCCGCCGTGACAGTGAGTGGATGGGCCAGATTTACAGCTACCTCGGTTTAAACGTGGGTTTGGTGCTGCACGGCCTGGAGTGGGAGGACCGCAGGCGGGCTTACCGCTCCGACATTACTTACGGCACGAATAATGAGTTTGGTTTTGATTACCTGCGGGACAACATGGCCCAGCATCCCGACCAATTGGTGCAGCGTGAGCTGAATTACGCCATCGTGGATGAAGTGGACAGCATTTTAATTGACGAGGCCAGGACCCCGTTGATTATTTCCGGACAAGCGGAGAAGTCTACCGACTTGTACTTTACTTTCGCTAAAGTGGTTCCCCGGCTGATCAGGGAAACCGATTATAATGTCGACGAAAAAGCGCACACTGTGGCCATTACTGAGTCGGGAGTGGCTAAAGTAGAAAAAATGATTAGTGTTGAAAACCTGTATGACGATAAAAACATTGAGCTCGCCCACCATTTGAACCAGGCCCTGAAAGCCTACGGGCTGATGAAACGGGACCGGGACTATGTGGTGAAGGACGGGCAGGTGATCATCGTTGATGAGTTTACCGGCCGGTTGATGTTCGGCAGGCGCTATAGCGACGGTTTGCACCAGGCCATCGAGGCCAAAGAGGGAGTCAAGATCGAGCGGGAGTCTCAGACTCTTGCCACCATTACTTTTCAAAACTACTTCCGGATGTATGACAAACTGGCGGGTATGACCGGAACGGCGGCAACCGAGGAGCAGGAATTTAAAAAAATTTACGATTTAGATGTGGTAGTGATACCCAGCAACAAACCGATGATCCGCAAAGATTTGCCGGATGTTATTTATAAAACAGAACAGGCCAAATTTTCCGCGGTTGTTGAAGAAATCGCAGCCAGGCATGACAAGAGACAACCTGTGCTGGTCGGCACGATATCTATTGAAAAATCAGAAATCCTCAGCAACATGCTCCGCCGGAGAGGCATTGCCCATCAGGTGTTAAATGCCAAATACCACGACAAAGAGGCCGAGATTGTGGCGCAAGCCGGGCGTGCGGGAGCGGTGACCATTGCTACCAACATGGCTGGCCGCGGTACCGACATCCTGCTTGGAGGCAATCCGGAATTTCTGACGCGGTATGAACTGCGCAAGCAAGGCCATGAGTTTGAAGCTGCCGGAGAGATTACCTCTGTAGCTGCCGGTGCGGACGATACCGTTTATAGGGCGCTGCTGGAAAAATACCGTGCCCAATCAGAGGAAGAAAGACGTCTTGTTGTTGAGCAAGGCGGGCTGCACATCATGGGTACTGAACGGCACGAAAGCAGGCGTATTGACAACCAGCTCCGGGGGCGCTGCGGCCGTCAGGGCGACCCTGGCTCGACCCAGTTTTACAGTTCCCTGGAAGATGATCTGCTGCGGCTTTTCGGTTCCGAAAACATTTCAGGCATTATGGACCGGTTGGGGATTGAAGAAGATATGCCGATCGAGCATGGAATGATTACCAGATCTATTGAAACTGCCCAAAAAAGGGTGGAAAACCGTAACTTCGATATCCGCAAGCACGTGCTCCAGTACGATGATGTAATGAACCAGCAGCGTGAATTGATCTACAGGCAGCGCCGCCAGGTGCTTACAGGGGGCAATCTTAAAGAGAATATTATGGAAATGATCGGCGCTGCAGTTGAGCGGGCCGTAGCCACTTATGCTCCGGAAGGGGTTTACCCCGAAGAATGGGATTTGAAAGGGCTGCTGGAATACTCTGAGCAAATTTTCCTGCCGAATTCCGGATTGTCGCCGGAAGACCTGGAAGGTATGGGACGCAATGAATTGCAGTCCTTCCTGGTTGAGCGCTCAAGCGAGATGTACGAAGCCAGGGAACAAGAACTGGGCGGGGAAATGATGCGGGAGATCGAACGGGTGGTTATGCTCCGCATTGTTGATGAGAAATGGATGGATCACCTTGACGCCATGGATCAACTCCGGGAGGGCATTGGTCTGCGGGCGTACGGCCAGAAAGACCCTCTGGTGGAGTATAAGTTTGAAGGATATGAAATGTTTCAGAATATGATTGACTCCATCCAGGACGATGTGGTGCGTTACATTTTCCGTGTGAATGTGGTCCAGCCGGAACAGCGGCAAAAACGGCAGGTTATAGAAAACCGCTATGCTGAGGAAGGTCCGAAACAACCGGTGCGCAGGGAGAATAAGGTGGGGCGCAATTCGCCCTGTCCGTGCGGCAGCGGCAAAAAGTATAAGAAGTGCTGTGGCAGGGCGGAAGCAGTCTAG
- a CDS encoding transketolase family protein, whose protein sequence is MSKKIATREAYGEALLQLGRENPDVVALDADLAKSTKTFDFGKVFPERFFDMGVAEQNMIGTAAGLAAAGKIPFCSSFAIFASGRAFEQVRNSVAYSALNVKIGASHAGITVGEDGGSHQSVEDIAIMRVLPNMTVFVPADAVETAGAVRAAAAINGPVYIRLGRAGVPVLHGSDFKFEPGKAVVLREGKDATIIATGIMVTAAMEAADYLAEKGVKAGVLDVHTIKPLDVDAIARVARDTGALVTAEEHSVIGGLGGAVAEALAENCPVPMKRVGIMDKFGTSGTPDELLKNYGLTSDSIAKAVEEVIARK, encoded by the coding sequence ATGAGTAAAAAAATAGCGACCAGGGAGGCTTATGGGGAAGCGCTGCTGCAATTGGGCAGGGAGAATCCGGACGTAGTGGCGCTTGACGCCGACTTGGCGAAATCCACAAAAACTTTTGATTTTGGGAAAGTCTTTCCCGAACGTTTTTTTGATATGGGAGTGGCTGAGCAAAATATGATCGGCACTGCCGCCGGCCTCGCCGCGGCGGGTAAAATTCCTTTCTGCAGTTCTTTTGCCATTTTTGCGTCAGGCCGGGCTTTCGAGCAGGTGCGCAACAGCGTGGCTTACTCCGCGCTGAATGTTAAGATCGGGGCCAGCCATGCCGGAATTACCGTTGGCGAGGACGGCGGCTCGCACCAGTCGGTGGAAGACATTGCGATCATGCGGGTGTTGCCGAATATGACGGTATTTGTGCCCGCCGACGCGGTTGAAACAGCGGGGGCGGTCAGGGCGGCGGCGGCCATCAATGGGCCGGTTTATATCCGCCTGGGGCGGGCCGGGGTCCCGGTGCTGCACGGCTCTGACTTTAAGTTTGAGCCGGGAAAAGCGGTAGTGCTGCGGGAAGGAAAGGACGCCACCATCATTGCCACCGGGATCATGGTTACGGCTGCCATGGAAGCGGCGGACTATCTGGCGGAAAAGGGCGTCAAAGCCGGGGTTCTGGATGTTCATACAATCAAGCCTCTCGACGTGGATGCTATTGCCAGGGTTGCCAGGGATACCGGCGCGCTGGTTACCGCCGAGGAACATAGCGTTATCGGCGGCCTGGGCGGGGCTGTGGCTGAAGCGCTTGCCGAAAACTGTCCTGTTCCAATGAAACGGGTAGGCATCATGGACAAGTTCGGTACTTCCGGGACCCCGGATGAGTTGCTGAAAAACTATGGCCTTACATCCGATTCTATCGCTAAAGCGGTGGAAGAGGTAATTGCGAGAAAATGA